One region of Flavobacterium pisciphilum genomic DNA includes:
- a CDS encoding four helix bundle protein, with protein MHQFKELGIWKKSRLFCSKIYEATSTFPNEEKFGITNQLRRAAVSIPSNIAEGSSRNSNKDFARFLEIAIGSAYEVETQLLISSDLGFINEEKTIELTKLLEEIIKMTSRFRTTLI; from the coding sequence ATGCATCAATTTAAAGAATTAGGAATATGGAAAAAAAGTAGATTATTTTGCTCTAAAATTTATGAAGCAACATCTACTTTTCCTAATGAAGAAAAATTCGGAATAACAAATCAATTAAGAAGAGCAGCTGTCTCAATTCCTTCTAACATAGCCGAAGGATCTTCTAGAAATTCAAATAAAGATTTTGCTAGGTTCTTAGAAATTGCCATTGGTTCTGCCTATGAAGTCGAAACACAACTTCTAATTTCTTCAGATTTAGGATTCATCAATGAAGAAAAAACAATTGAACTAACAAAATTACTGGAAGAAATTATTAAAATGACATCTAGATTTAGAACCACTTTAATCTAA
- a CDS encoding RluA family pseudouridine synthase, with the protein MKILSNKNNLQILHEDNHIIVVNKRVGDIVQGDKTGDKPLSDIVKEYIKDKYNKPGDVFLGVIHRLDRPTTGIVVFARTSKALTRMNELFSNRETQKTYWAVVKNKPKETTAKLVHFLKRNEKNNTSKAHLKEVPDSKLASLDYTVFKELQNYVALEINLHTGRHHQIRAQLSAIGSPIKGDLKYGFDRSNPDGGIHLHARKLTFIHPVTKESLTIIAPTPDEVIWNAL; encoded by the coding sequence ATGAAGATACTATCTAACAAAAATAACTTGCAAATTTTGCATGAAGACAACCATATTATTGTGGTTAATAAGCGTGTAGGCGATATTGTACAAGGTGATAAAACAGGCGACAAACCTCTTTCTGATATTGTAAAAGAATATATAAAAGATAAATACAACAAACCTGGTGATGTGTTTTTGGGAGTTATTCATCGTTTGGATCGTCCTACAACTGGAATAGTTGTTTTTGCTAGAACGAGCAAAGCATTAACGCGTATGAACGAATTGTTTAGTAATCGCGAAACTCAAAAAACGTACTGGGCAGTTGTCAAAAATAAGCCTAAAGAAACGACAGCCAAATTGGTTCATTTTTTAAAAAGAAATGAGAAAAACAATACTTCAAAAGCACATTTAAAAGAAGTTCCTGACAGCAAATTAGCTAGTTTAGATTATACCGTTTTTAAAGAACTACAAAATTATGTAGCATTAGAAATCAATTTACATACAGGCAGACATCATCAGATTAGAGCCCAACTTTCGGCAATTGGTTCGCCTATAAAAGGAGATTTAAAATATGGCTTCGACAGAAGTAATCCCGATGGAGGAATTCACCTGCATGCTCGAAAACTCACTTTTATACATCCAGTAACCAAAGAATCACTTACTATTATCGCTCCTACTCCAGATGAAGTCATATGGAATGCACTATGA
- a CDS encoding aldehyde dehydrogenase — protein MDYKNDIGYRKETLKKLLFNIQKSEDLIIKALYDDFKKPAFEAVLTETNYVISELKDTIKNIHSWAKPQRIFPSILNFPSSDYIYKEPYGKVLILAPWNYPFQLALCPLISAVAAGNKVVLKPSELTPKTAEIINEIIQKTFHINHVEVIQGAADVSQKLLEKRWDYIFFTGSVAVGKIVAKAAAENLTPVTLELGGKNPCIIDETADLKLAAKRIVWGKFINAGQTCIAPDYILIHKDMKAHFIGYLKDEINKAYGQNPQESPDFARIVNTKNWVRLDSMIEPAKVIFGGQTEAKNLYIAPTLIDEPTIESNIMQEEIFGPILPILSYKTEADIKNVIDQYEKPLALYVFSDNKNFTKKIIARYSFGGGCINDTIVHFSNKRLPFGGVGHSGIGAYHGKLSFDTFSHHKGIVKKANWLDLPMRYAPYKDKLATIKKLLDWM, from the coding sequence ATGGACTATAAAAATGACATCGGTTACAGAAAAGAGACGCTTAAAAAACTATTGTTCAACATACAAAAAAGCGAAGATTTAATTATTAAAGCCCTGTATGATGATTTCAAGAAACCTGCTTTTGAAGCTGTTCTAACCGAAACTAATTATGTCATTTCTGAACTAAAAGACACCATAAAGAATATTCACAGTTGGGCAAAACCTCAGCGTATATTCCCATCAATACTTAACTTCCCTTCTTCTGATTATATCTACAAAGAACCTTACGGAAAAGTATTAATCCTTGCTCCTTGGAACTATCCTTTTCAATTGGCATTATGTCCTTTAATTTCAGCTGTAGCTGCAGGAAATAAGGTTGTTTTAAAACCATCTGAACTGACTCCTAAAACTGCAGAGATAATAAACGAAATTATCCAGAAAACCTTCCACATCAATCATGTCGAAGTAATACAAGGCGCTGCCGATGTTTCACAAAAACTTTTAGAAAAACGTTGGGATTACATATTCTTTACTGGAAGTGTAGCTGTTGGGAAAATTGTTGCAAAAGCTGCAGCCGAGAATCTGACTCCTGTTACGCTAGAGCTTGGAGGAAAAAATCCATGTATTATTGATGAAACTGCTGATTTAAAATTAGCAGCAAAAAGGATTGTATGGGGTAAATTTATAAATGCTGGGCAAACATGCATTGCTCCCGATTATATCTTGATTCATAAAGACATGAAAGCTCATTTTATAGGATATCTAAAAGATGAAATTAATAAAGCTTATGGTCAAAATCCACAAGAGTCCCCTGATTTTGCAAGGATAGTCAATACCAAAAACTGGGTAAGACTGGACAGCATGATTGAGCCTGCTAAAGTGATTTTTGGAGGACAAACTGAGGCAAAAAACCTTTACATCGCTCCAACCCTTATTGATGAACCGACCATAGAAAGTAATATCATGCAAGAAGAAATTTTTGGACCGATATTGCCTATCCTCTCCTACAAAACAGAAGCTGACATAAAAAACGTCATCGATCAATACGAAAAACCGCTTGCACTATATGTATTTAGTGATAATAAAAATTTCACTAAAAAGATAATTGCACGTTACTCATTTGGTGGAGGATGTATTAACGACACAATTGTACATTTTTCAAATAAAAGACTTCCTTTTGGAGGTGTTGGCCATAGCGGTATTGGAGCTTATCATGGAAAATTAAGTTTTGATACTTTTTCTCATCATAAAGGCATTGTCAAAAAAGCCAACTGGCTAGATTTACCAATGCGATACGCACCATATAAAGATAAATTAGCTACCATAAAAAAATTATTAGACTGGATGTAA